In a genomic window of Canis lupus familiaris isolate Mischka breed German Shepherd chromosome 13, alternate assembly UU_Cfam_GSD_1.0, whole genome shotgun sequence:
- the CYHR1 gene encoding cysteine and histidine-rich protein 1: MSGAEEAGGGGPAAGPAGAVPAGAGVGSGVGVGAGPGAAAGPAAAAALGEAAGPGLPDEAGLAGARQLQEAAGDPDAPPKKRLRAAEAAEAAAAAAAAGSGKLEERLYSVLCCTVCLDLPKASVYQCTNGHLMCAGCFIHLLADARLKEEQATCPNCRCEISKSLCCRNLAVEKAVSELPSECGFCLRQFPRSLLERHQKEECQDRVTQCKYKRIGCPWHGPFHELTVHEAACAHPTKTGNELMEILDEMDQSHRKEMQLYNSIFSLLSFEKIGYTEVQFRPYRTDDFITRLYYETPRFTVLNQTWVLKARVNDSERNPNLSCKRTLSFQLLLKSKVTAPLECSFLLLKGPYDDVKISPVIYHFVFTNESNETDYVPLPIVDSVECNKLLAAKNINLRLFLFQIQK, encoded by the exons ATGTCCGGCGCGGAggaggccggcgggggcgggccggCCGCGGGGCCCGCGGGCGCCGTGCCGGCCGGAGCCGGGGTCGGCtccggggtcggggtcggggccgggccgggggcggccgcggggccggcggcggcggcggcgctgggcgaggcggcggggcccgggctcCCGGACGAGGCGGGCCTGGCCGGCGCCCGGCAGCTGCAGGAGGCGGCCGGCGACCCCGACGCGCCGCCCAAGAAGCGGCTGCGGGCGGCCGAGgcggccgaggcggcggcggcggcggcggcggcgggcagcGGGAAGCTGGAGGAGCGGCTCTACTCGGTGCTGTGCTGCACCGTCTGCCTGGACCTGCCCAAGGCCTCCGTGTACCAG TGTACTAACGGTCACTTGATGTGCGCTGGCTGTTTTATCCACCTACTAGCAGATGCCCGGCTGAAGGAGGAGCAGGCCACGTGCCCTAACTGTCGTTGTGAGATCAGTAAGAGCCTCTGCTGCCGCAACCTGGCTGTGGAGAAAGCCGTGAGCGAACTGCCCTCCGAGTGTGGCTTCTGCCTGCGTCAGTTTCCCCGTTCCCTCCTGGAGAGGCACCAGAAGGAGGAGTGCCAGGACAG GGTGACCCAGTGCAAATATAAGCGCATCGGCTGCCCGTGGCATGGCCCTTTCCACGAGCTGACGGTGCATGAGGCTGCATGTGCCCACCCAACCAAGACGGGCAATGAGCTGATGGAGATTCTGGATGAGATGGACCAGAGCCACCGCAAGGAGATGCAGCTCTATAACAGCATCTTTAGCCTGCTCAGCTTTGAAAAGATTGGTTACACAG AGGTCCAGTTTCGGCCCTACCGCACGGATGACTTCATCACGCGCCTGTACTACGAGACGCCGAGGTTCACGGTGCTGAACCAGACGTGGGTCCTGAAGGCGCGCGTGAACGACTCCGAGCGTAACCCCAACCTGTCGTGCAAGCGCACGCTCTCCTTCCAGCTCCTCCTCAAGAGCAAGGTCACGGCGCCCCTGGAGTGCTCCTTCCTGCTGCTCAAGGGCCCGTACGATGACGTCAAGATCAGCCCCGTCATCTACCACTTCGTCTTCACCAACGAGAGCAACGAGACGGACTACGTACCACTGCCCATCGTCGACTCCGTGGAGTGCAACAAGCTGCTAGCCGCCAAGAACATCAACCTACGGCTCTTCCTGTTCCAGATACAGAAGTAG
- the LOC111098591 gene encoding cysteine and histidine-rich protein 1-like: protein MASKPWNEWSTTLSHLTLGVVSLHAAVSTAQASRGAAAGFLLQALASATLLAPGLGTDEDSLAGAWVATVIGLPLLAFDFHWVNGDRSSANLLLGGGMVLAVAGDHLGAEGRSVAGQAVVLVVAVTILIVAVFTTNTYGMWGGAMLGAAGLLSRLEEDRLLLLPKEDICRWALAAGSWAYHRALHTQRLQWE from the exons ATGGCCTCCAAGCCTTGGAATGAGTGGAGTACCACCCTGTCCCACCTGACACTGGGAGTGGTGTCTCTGCATGCAGCCGTGAGCACTGCCCAG GCAAGTCGAGGGGCGGCTGCTGGCTTCCTGCTCCAGGCCTTGGCCTCTGCCACCTTGctggccccagggctgggcacaGATGAAGACTCTCTTGCTGGAGCCTGGGTGGCCACTGTCATCGGCCTGCCCCTTCTGGCCTTTGATTTCCATTGGGTGAATGGGGACCGCTCCTCTGCCAACCTGCTCCTGGGAGGAGGGATGGTGCTGGCTGTGGCCGGTGACCACCTTGGTGCTGAGGGTCGCTCTGTGGCTGGCCAGGCAGTGGTGCTGGTGGTTGCAGTGACTATCCTCATCGTGGCTGTTTTCACAACCAACACTTATGGAATGTGGGGGGGTGCGATGTTGGGTGCTGCAGGCCTCCTGAGCCGGCTGGAGGAAGACAGACTGCTGCTGCTGCCAAAAGAGGACATCTGTCGCTGGGCCCTTGCTGCAGGCAGTTGGGCCTACCACCGAGCCCTGCACACACAGCGCCTGCAGTGGGAGTGA
- the KIFC2 gene encoding kinesin-like protein KIFC2 isoform X1, which produces MYAFYSLLIYIFYSLFRRDGAAPAAGDPEDPAQPAGCKRGGRRRPDPPTAELWTELTGLVGLPGCSESEDGPEEGAEGRPAEVSLEEALVRLAEFLSVQLGAEESFGNPPPDLTKPSDVPPLLTVTGQLLALLAWIRSPRGRQALSQGTQPAAEGQCPTPAGSPSQEESPPLSPRDEAQGQNPPQLAEDQRAWQRLEQLILGQLEELRQQLEVQEEELGRLRLGVGATDSEKRVQHLTLENEALKQSLSLTRDLLLHWGPGPSTRAPQEEAEALVELQSRLQEAQDTTEALQVQLGVQEVQLQGLRGALRQLQQETEQNCRRELRQMLGQLAGLRTRMASLRQGCGDLRGLVSTFTQSCQCSLNEARGQVSWALGALSAGAAGTQLPEEQQRPPTGCPGRLLELKGNIRVLCRLRPGTPSSLVSSEPGPSGTVTTCYRGRQRRFRLDWVFSPEASQEEVFRELEPAVLSCLRGYSVCIFTYGQTGTGKTYSMEGPPEDPGIAPRALQSLFQEMGTGGHHRVTLSMVEIYNEAVRDLLAPGPPERLAVRQGPAGQGGIQVAGLTYWDVPNLETLHQMLSLGRSNRATAATTKNRHSSRSHALVTLTLRTAAPPRGPGTAGTLHLVDLAGSERAWKAGAAGTSRGDRDGAQRLREARTINRSLLALGGVMAALRARRPHVPFRDSQLTRLLQPALGPGATAVLLLQISTRPEDLGETVCSLKFAERVGQVELGPARRCRVPRSGTPSSLSTDTPLTGTPCTPTPPPGSPPSPGPDSDSSSALGTQKAGDS; this is translated from the exons ATGTACGCCTTCTATTCGCTGCTCATCTACATCTTCTACAGCCTCTTCCGCAGGGATGGCGCTGCCCCGGCGGCCGGCGACCCCGAGGACCCCGCCCAG CCTGCAGGTTGCAAGCGCGGGGGTCGCCGCCGCCCCGACCCGCCCACGGCGGAACTGTGGACCGAGCTGACAGGCCTGGTCG GCCTCCCGGGCTGCTCCGAGTCCGAGGATGGACCGGAAGAGGGAGCGGAGGGCCGCCCTGCCGAGGTGTCCCTGGAAGAGGCTCTCGTGCGTCTTGCTGAGTTCCTCTCCGTCCAGCTGGGGGCGGAAGAGAGCTTCGGGAATCCTCCTCCTGACCTGACCAAG CCGAGCGATGTCCCCCCACTGTTGACGGTGACGGGTCAGCTCTTGGCTCTCCTGGCCTGGATTCGGAGCCCCAGGGGAAGGCAGGCCCTGTCCCAGGGGACTCAGCCAGCCGCCGAGGGGCAGTGCCCCACTCCTGCTG gatccccaTCTCAAGAAGAAAGCCCTCCTCTCTCACCAAGGGATGAGGCCCAGGGGCAGAACCCTCCCCAGTTGGCGGAGGACCAGAGGGCGTGGCAGCGGCTGGAGCAGCTCATCCTTGGACAG CTAGAAGAGCTGCGACAGCAGCTAGAAgtgcaggaggaggagctgggccgATTGCGCCTGGGAGTG GGGGCGACAGACTCCGAGAAGAGAGTTCAGCATCTAACCCTGGAGAATGAGGCTCTGAAACAGAGCCTGAGCCTCACCCGGGATCTCCTGCTGCACTGGGGTCCTGGCCCCTCCACCAGGGCCCCCCAG GAGGAGGCGGAGGCACTGGTGGAGCTGCAGAGCCGGCTTCAGGAAGCCCAGGACACCACAGAAGCACTTCAAGTCCAG CTGGGGGTGCAGGAGGTGCAGCTGCAGGGCCTGCGGGGGGCCCTTCGGCAGCTCCAGCAGGAGACTGAGCAGAACTGTAGAAGGGAGCTGCGGCAGATGCTCGGGCAGTTGGCAG GACTTCGGACACGTATGGCCAGCCTGCGTCAGGGCTGTGGGGACCTCCGAGGACTGGTCAGCACGTTTACCCAGAGCTGTCAGTGTTCGCTCAATGAGGCCCGGGGTCAG GTatcctgggccctgggggcaCTGTCAGCTGGCGCGGCTGGGACTCAGCTCCCTGAGGAGCAGCAGAGGCCCCCAACTGGATGCCCAGGGCGGCTGCTGGAGCTCAAGG GAAATATCCGTGTGCTGTGTCGGCTGAGGCCAGGGACACCCTCCAGCCTGGTGAGCTCGGAGCCTGGCCCCAGTGGCACTGTCACCACCTGCTATCGAGGGCGCCAGCGTCGCTTTCGCCTGGACTGGGTCTTCTCTCCAGAGGCCAGCCAGGAGGAG GTCTTCAGGGAGCTGGAGCCAGCTGTGCTGTCCTGCCTCCGAGGCTACAGCGTCTGCATTTTCACCTATGGTCAGACAGGGACAGGGAAGACCTACAGtatggag GGCCCACCTGAGGACCCTGGCATAGCTCCTAGGGCACTGCAGTCACTGTTCCAGGAAATGGGGACTGGGGGACACCACCGTGTGACTCTCAGCATGGTGGAGATCTACAATGAGGCTGTCAG GGACCTCCTAGCCCCAGGGCCTCCTGAACGCCTGGCCGTCAGGCAGGGCCCGGCAGGCCAGGGGGGCATTCAGGTGGCTGGCCTGACGTACTGGGACGTGCCCAACCTGGAGACGCTGCACCAG ATGCTGAGCCTGGGGAGGAGCAACCGGgccaccgccgccaccaccaAGAATAGGCACAGCTCTCGGTCTCACGCCTTGGTCACGCTAACGCTGCGCACGGCGGCCCCCCCGCGCGGGCCGGGCACCGCAG GCACCCTGCACCTGGTGGACCTGGCGGGATCCGAGCGTGCCTGGAAGGCGGGGGCGGCCGGCACGTCGCGGGGAGACCGAGACGGCGCGCAGCGGCTGCGGGAGGCCCGGACCATCAACCGCTCGCTGCTGGCCCTGGGCGGCGTGATGGCTGCGCTGCGGGCCCGCCGGCCGCACGTGCCCTTCCGCGACTCGCAGCTCACGCGCCTGCTGCAGCCCGCGCTCGGGCCGGGCGCCACCGCCGTGCTGCTGCTGCAG ATTTCCACGCGGCCGGAGGACCTGGGCGAGACTGTGTGCTCGCTGAAGTTCGCCGAGCGAGTGGGCCAGGTGGAGCTGGGGCCCGCCCGGCGCTGCAGGGTTCCGCGCTCGGGGACGCCGTCTTCGCTCAGCACCGACACGCCGCTCACCGGGACCCCGTGCACGCCCACGCCGCCCCCTGGCAGCCCTCCCAGCCCCGGCCCAGACAGCGACTCCAGCTCGGCCCTCGGGACCCAAAAGGCCGGGGACTCCTAG
- the KIFC2 gene encoding kinesin-like protein KIFC2 isoform X2, whose protein sequence is MYAFYSLLIYIFYSLFRRDGAAPAAGDPEDPAQPAGCKRGGRRRPDPPTAELWTELTGLVGLPGCSESEDGPEEGAEGRPAEVSLEEALVRLAEFLSVQLGAEESFGNPPPDLTKPSDVPPLLTVTGQLLALLAWIRSPRGRQALSQGTQPAAEGQCPTPAGSPSQEESPPLSPRDEAQGQNPPQLAEDQRAWQRLEQLILGQGATDSEKRVQHLTLENEALKQSLSLTRDLLLHWGPGPSTRAPQEEAEALVELQSRLQEAQDTTEALQVQLGVQEVQLQGLRGALRQLQQETEQNCRRELRQMLGQLAGLRTRMASLRQGCGDLRGLVSTFTQSCQCSLNEARGQVSWALGALSAGAAGTQLPEEQQRPPTGCPGRLLELKGNIRVLCRLRPGTPSSLVSSEPGPSGTVTTCYRGRQRRFRLDWVFSPEASQEEVFRELEPAVLSCLRGYSVCIFTYGQTGTGKTYSMEGPPEDPGIAPRALQSLFQEMGTGGHHRVTLSMVEIYNEAVRDLLAPGPPERLAVRQGPAGQGGIQVAGLTYWDVPNLETLHQMLSLGRSNRATAATTKNRHSSRSHALVTLTLRTAAPPRGPGTAGTLHLVDLAGSERAWKAGAAGTSRGDRDGAQRLREARTINRSLLALGGVMAALRARRPHVPFRDSQLTRLLQPALGPGATAVLLLQISTRPEDLGETVCSLKFAERVGQVELGPARRCRVPRSGTPSSLSTDTPLTGTPCTPTPPPGSPPSPGPDSDSSSALGTQKAGDS, encoded by the exons ATGTACGCCTTCTATTCGCTGCTCATCTACATCTTCTACAGCCTCTTCCGCAGGGATGGCGCTGCCCCGGCGGCCGGCGACCCCGAGGACCCCGCCCAG CCTGCAGGTTGCAAGCGCGGGGGTCGCCGCCGCCCCGACCCGCCCACGGCGGAACTGTGGACCGAGCTGACAGGCCTGGTCG GCCTCCCGGGCTGCTCCGAGTCCGAGGATGGACCGGAAGAGGGAGCGGAGGGCCGCCCTGCCGAGGTGTCCCTGGAAGAGGCTCTCGTGCGTCTTGCTGAGTTCCTCTCCGTCCAGCTGGGGGCGGAAGAGAGCTTCGGGAATCCTCCTCCTGACCTGACCAAG CCGAGCGATGTCCCCCCACTGTTGACGGTGACGGGTCAGCTCTTGGCTCTCCTGGCCTGGATTCGGAGCCCCAGGGGAAGGCAGGCCCTGTCCCAGGGGACTCAGCCAGCCGCCGAGGGGCAGTGCCCCACTCCTGCTG gatccccaTCTCAAGAAGAAAGCCCTCCTCTCTCACCAAGGGATGAGGCCCAGGGGCAGAACCCTCCCCAGTTGGCGGAGGACCAGAGGGCGTGGCAGCGGCTGGAGCAGCTCATCCTTGGACAG GGGGCGACAGACTCCGAGAAGAGAGTTCAGCATCTAACCCTGGAGAATGAGGCTCTGAAACAGAGCCTGAGCCTCACCCGGGATCTCCTGCTGCACTGGGGTCCTGGCCCCTCCACCAGGGCCCCCCAG GAGGAGGCGGAGGCACTGGTGGAGCTGCAGAGCCGGCTTCAGGAAGCCCAGGACACCACAGAAGCACTTCAAGTCCAG CTGGGGGTGCAGGAGGTGCAGCTGCAGGGCCTGCGGGGGGCCCTTCGGCAGCTCCAGCAGGAGACTGAGCAGAACTGTAGAAGGGAGCTGCGGCAGATGCTCGGGCAGTTGGCAG GACTTCGGACACGTATGGCCAGCCTGCGTCAGGGCTGTGGGGACCTCCGAGGACTGGTCAGCACGTTTACCCAGAGCTGTCAGTGTTCGCTCAATGAGGCCCGGGGTCAG GTatcctgggccctgggggcaCTGTCAGCTGGCGCGGCTGGGACTCAGCTCCCTGAGGAGCAGCAGAGGCCCCCAACTGGATGCCCAGGGCGGCTGCTGGAGCTCAAGG GAAATATCCGTGTGCTGTGTCGGCTGAGGCCAGGGACACCCTCCAGCCTGGTGAGCTCGGAGCCTGGCCCCAGTGGCACTGTCACCACCTGCTATCGAGGGCGCCAGCGTCGCTTTCGCCTGGACTGGGTCTTCTCTCCAGAGGCCAGCCAGGAGGAG GTCTTCAGGGAGCTGGAGCCAGCTGTGCTGTCCTGCCTCCGAGGCTACAGCGTCTGCATTTTCACCTATGGTCAGACAGGGACAGGGAAGACCTACAGtatggag GGCCCACCTGAGGACCCTGGCATAGCTCCTAGGGCACTGCAGTCACTGTTCCAGGAAATGGGGACTGGGGGACACCACCGTGTGACTCTCAGCATGGTGGAGATCTACAATGAGGCTGTCAG GGACCTCCTAGCCCCAGGGCCTCCTGAACGCCTGGCCGTCAGGCAGGGCCCGGCAGGCCAGGGGGGCATTCAGGTGGCTGGCCTGACGTACTGGGACGTGCCCAACCTGGAGACGCTGCACCAG ATGCTGAGCCTGGGGAGGAGCAACCGGgccaccgccgccaccaccaAGAATAGGCACAGCTCTCGGTCTCACGCCTTGGTCACGCTAACGCTGCGCACGGCGGCCCCCCCGCGCGGGCCGGGCACCGCAG GCACCCTGCACCTGGTGGACCTGGCGGGATCCGAGCGTGCCTGGAAGGCGGGGGCGGCCGGCACGTCGCGGGGAGACCGAGACGGCGCGCAGCGGCTGCGGGAGGCCCGGACCATCAACCGCTCGCTGCTGGCCCTGGGCGGCGTGATGGCTGCGCTGCGGGCCCGCCGGCCGCACGTGCCCTTCCGCGACTCGCAGCTCACGCGCCTGCTGCAGCCCGCGCTCGGGCCGGGCGCCACCGCCGTGCTGCTGCTGCAG ATTTCCACGCGGCCGGAGGACCTGGGCGAGACTGTGTGCTCGCTGAAGTTCGCCGAGCGAGTGGGCCAGGTGGAGCTGGGGCCCGCCCGGCGCTGCAGGGTTCCGCGCTCGGGGACGCCGTCTTCGCTCAGCACCGACACGCCGCTCACCGGGACCCCGTGCACGCCCACGCCGCCCCCTGGCAGCCCTCCCAGCCCCGGCCCAGACAGCGACTCCAGCTCGGCCCTCGGGACCCAAAAGGCCGGGGACTCCTAG
- the FOXH1 gene encoding LOW QUALITY PROTEIN: forkhead box protein H1 (The sequence of the model RefSeq protein was modified relative to this genomic sequence to represent the inferred CDS: deleted 1 base in 1 codon), with product MGPCSHPRLGLPGSESSSQPPKRRKKRYLRHDKPPYTYLAMIALVIQAAPSRRLKLAQIIRQVQAAFPFFKDDYEGWKDSIRHNLSSNRCFRKVPKDPAKPQAKGNFWAVDVSLIPAEALRLQNTALCRRWQSRGARGAFAKDLGPYVLHGWPYRPPSPQPPPSPQPPPSEGFSIKSLLGDPGEGAARGSPGEEGVRTPPLPCEQPPWPPCLLTGPRRADGEASQGGTSRPPPLSPEHRAWPLHLLQASPDPGGLPGGSHRPSLWGQLPTSYLPIYTPNVVMPLAPLPPASCPQCPPSTSSAYWGVASETHGPPGLLWDLDALFQGVPPNKSIYDVWVSHSRDPAASTPGWLLSWYSL from the exons aTGGGGCCCTGCAGCCACCCacgcctggggctccctgggtcGGAGTCGTCCTCCCAGCCCcccaagaggaggaagaagagatacCTGCGGCATGACAAGCCCCCCTACACCTACTTGGCCATGATTGCCTTGGTGATCCAGGCCGCACCCTCCCGCAGGCTGAAGCTGGCCCAG ATCATCCGTCAGGTCCAGGCCGCGTTCCCCTTCTTCAAGGACGACTACGAGGGCTGGAAGGACTCCATCCGCCACAACCTCTCCTCCAACCGCTGCTTCCGCAAG GTGCCTAAGGATCCGGCGAAGCCCCAGGCCAAGGGCAACTTCTGGGCCGTCGACGTGAGCCTGATCCCAGCCGAGGCGCTGCGGCTGCAGAACACGGCCCTGTGCAGGCGCTGGCAGAGCAGAGGCGCGCGGGGCGCCTTCGCCAAGGACCTGGGCCCCTACGTGCTGCACGGCTGGCCTTACCGTCCGCCCAGCCCCCAGCCGCCGCCCAGCCCCCAGCCGCCGCCCAGCGAGGGCTTCAGCATAAAGTCTTTGCTGGGGGACCCCggggaaggggcagcccggggcagcccgggggaggagggggtgcgcACTCCCCCCCTGCCCTGCGAGCAGCCTCCGTGGCCGCCCTGCCTGCTCACCGGGCCCAGGAGAGCAGATGGGGAGGCTTCCCAGGGGGGGACCAGCAGGCCCCCACCCCTttcccctgagcacagagcctggcctcTCCACTTACTGCAGGCTTCCCCAGACCCCGGGGGGCTGCCCGGTGGGAGTCACAGGCCCTCACTCTGGGGGCAGCTGCCCACCTCCTACTTGCCCATCTACACTCCCAATGTGGTAATGCCCCTGGCTCCACTACCACCCGCATCCTGTCCCCAGTGCCCACCTTCAACCAGCTCAGCCTACTGGGGGGTGGCC TCTGAAACTCACGGCCCCCCAGGGCTGCTCTGGGATCTCGATGCCCTCTTCCAGGGGGTACCACCCAACAAGAGCATCTATGATGTATGGGTGAGCCACTCCCGAGATCCAGCTGCCTCCACCCCTGGCTGGCTACTCTCCTGGTACAGCCTGTGA